The following is a genomic window from Candidatus Xiphinematobacter sp. Idaho Grape.
TTGCGCTCGTGGATGTTTCCACCAGGCCGGGGGTTTCGCTAGGAAACAACTGTGTGGGATATGAGTGGAATGGCGCTGACGGTGGCTATAATGGATAACATTCTTGAGTCGAGGGAGCTACAGGTTGAGAGGAAGCACTTCTTTATTGAGTTTCGAGAGAACGATCGGGGGCGTTTTCTGAAGATCACTGAGGAAGCGCATGGGAGGAGGAACTCTGTCATTATTCCGAGTACTGGTCTAGAGGAATTTGGCCAACATCTGAGACAGCTTCTTTCCAATTTCCTATTGCCGGCTGAAAAAAATTGAATTCCTTGTGGCTTCTTACATGCTGAGCCGATGGTGGATGGAATTAGAAGCGGAGGAAAACCTGGGAGGCCTAGGTGACGGCGCCAGGTATTTCGGGTTCGGTGCGTTGTGGACGCCTCCGTTGATAGGTGGGGTGGTGTCTTGTAGTTAATTTCCCGTTATCATGTCCAAAAAAACAGTCACTAAGAACAGCGCGGAGTCCTTTTTTACCAGAGCCGATGGAGAGAGGAAGTTGCGTGCAGAAAGATT
Proteins encoded in this region:
- a CDS encoding DNA-binding protein produces the protein MSGMALTVAIMDNILESRELQVERKHFFIEFRENDRGRFLKITEEAHGRRNSVIIPSTGLEEFGQHLRQLLSNFLLPAEKN